AGCCAATCGTTATCCGCGTTGGTTTAGTTCATTTGCATAAACGAGTTATACAACGCGCTCTCTGATTGGCTCCGTTTGATTTAGCTCTGAACGAAACGAAATCCCGACAAACTTTCATTGGATAAAGGAGATTAAGGAGATGCTAATCAGTTGATTTCCTTAAGGAAATACTAGTTAATTGCTCGCTGCACATTGCAAATAATCGCCATTTGACGTTAAACTTTTCAGATCCTGAATAACAAGTACGATCTTAGCGGTAAAGGACCCGGAATACTTATCACATGTCTGAACgtgcatttagaaaatatcagGAAATATCAACAGGTTTCGTATCGCATGTAGGGGGATATATACTCGAGATTCACTCCCATCATAATCATGAATGTCAGTGACCTTGACTTCTGCAggtcaaaatgatgtttttttcaGTTCCAAAACAAACTTTCGGAATGTAAAGAAATCAATAGCGAAATCGAAGACAAACAGTACAACTTCGTATCTGACGGGAAAGATCCGCCAGATGGCGTTTTACAAGTAGGTAAAACTTGGTGATCCCGGTGGATTATTCCTGGCCATAAagggaatcctcgattgccacagtagcgtcgGAGGTTCCGCGTCActttatgtattttcaatcgagtgaaaaaataaatcttgtATTTCTATCAACAAATCCCGAAcgaaatttatttctttaagataAATCTCGTCGTTTGACTCTTGTAGATTTTATACGACGAATACGTCAAATTGAAGAAAGGCATTCGCGAAGTTCTGTCCCTGTCTAACGAGGTTTGCCCGATCAAAAAACGGACGGTGCCGTTAATGGAACCGGTGCAGGCTAAAATCATCGCGGCATACGACACGATCGATAGAGTGGAGACGAGCCGTGGACAGGATATCAGATTGTTAGAAAATACCGACGCCGTTTATTGGAAGGTGCAATTGGAGGACGGTTCCGAAGTGAAGGTTCCATCTTTGATCGTATCGGTGCCACCCCCTGATAGTATCAGTCAACGTAAAACTAACAGGTATTAAATAACCTTTGACCCCAGGacccagttgcatagtcgCGAGTTAAGTACAAAGGTGACCCTTAAGAcgggtctcaagttgttagattggctttagaactaagatggtcctAGACTGGTCGTAAGttgttatagaaccaaaatgagcttagactggtctcaagttgttagtcTATTGCTTATAGGACCAAGataagactgatcttaagttgttaggttGGTtaaagaaccaaaatgagcctAGGCTTGTCTTAATTTGtagctatagaactatgaTGATGTTTGACTGgtctaaagttgttagattggttatagagcCAAAACGATCTTGTCTGGAGTACTGTTGTTAGATTTTGTGTAGAACTTAGTTGTTCAAAGATTAGTCTTAAGTATAAGCATTAGCTTTGCAAGCGGCTTTAGAGGTCGGTTGAAGTACAGTAAAACTCGCTTTTATGTTGTCGCGTAGTTGGTActattactatatatataatcattgatgaaacactccaAAATTTCGATTTTTATGTCCTCAGGTTCAAAGATGAGGTGGATGAAAACATAGATGCGCTGGTTAATTTCTGTACCGCTAGGGGGCAGCAGTTGTCGTTAATGCAAAATCTCACGAATCTCAAGACGAACCAGgtatgtattattattaactgatcgAAACTGCGAAAaatacgggattcgaacctgattgaCTACgtatcaaaacattaaaaagcCAGCCACCGATCGTCATCCGTGTTATCTTGTTCATTTGCATAAACGAGCAtatgttgaaaatattaatgatgatgTTGGTGATTTGTTGGTTTTTAAACAGGTTTCTAACGGATTGAGCGACGGCGTCGAACCGCGGACACCAGTCAAAAAACCACGCGCTGGAATTATCAAACGGTATTGTTAAAGAAGTCGGATCTTCGAACCATTGACCTACTTTCACGTTTCTGTACTAAATTTGACGgtacaattttgaaaaaatagatTGATTCTTAATCTGAACTTTGAAACTGGATTAGGGGACCAGTTAAATGAAGGGACACCGACACGCACCAGATGGCACAACAAAACACTGGGTCATTCGTAGtgataatcagttcattttcgatgaaatttgaactcgATTTTTAGGCTTCCAAATCCGATAAAATCAAACGAGTCATCGAATAGAACTGATATAAGATTCCCTTTACTCACagattttactgaaaattgatttactaattagaaaaatagaatttgattgaaatgtagaaggaaTTGATCGAAACGAGGTaccactagcgacacctggcggattATCGCCGAATCCTCGCTTCCCTCACCAGCCTTCTCGGTATTCCATTGCTTTAGATTACTCAACGTTGATGCAGCgacaaaaacaattcaatcttCACCCCGAAAATTTAAACTTTTGAACATGAAAACGAACCCGGCTATATgcatattatatttgtaggaTCATTGAAGTGAAACAGACTTTAACCGAGGAGCACGTGGAAGAGGACATAACAGAAACGTTGAACGAAAGTTCGTCATCGGGAGAAAGTCGATCGCGATTCACGATCAGCGGCGTCGTCGATCCTCGCGACAACCAGCGTATAATGTCGATACAACAGGCCGTCGAAGAAGGCGTGGTCAATTTGAGTAGAGGGTTCTACATCAATCCGGTTACCAACGAGTCGATACCGATACCGCAAGCGATGGGCGAAGGATTGATTCAAGTCGATTCGTAGTTCGGCGCGTTCTTTTCTAGATTTTGTAAACGGTCGCGAAACGTTCGAATCAGGCGCGGATCCGGGAGGGACTTTGTGAGACCGTGATAAGACCGTCAATTAATTTTTGAGCGCCCTCGTCAACAAATGTAATTGGTACGTTCAGAGCGGAAGTACGCTTAATATCACCTCTTTGGACATCGAATTGTCCTCTGGCATGTGACTACAAAAGTTCTCAAATGTTTAATGGATTTGTGAGACTTGTAGAAGTCCATCAAGTGCCCTCATTCATTTCTTCAACAAAGATAATTGTTGTATTTCTGTGCGAGTTCACATAATATTGACTTTTTGGAcatcaaagtgccctttttggaTGTTTTGTGACAAGTCCATCGAAATTGTCCTCCGGATCCGCTCCTGCGAAGTCAATGTCAGGTTGATATTGTGGTTTTAGATGTATCCAGAAAAGTTACCTCAACGAATTGAATACGATTATCGGTGATGGTTAAAGTTAGATAGGTCATGGACGTAACGTAACGCCAAATCGTGGGGGCGGGGGTGCAACTTTACATCTGCAACATTGCACTATTGTCGCACAATTAAGCGCACTGCTGATCCAGGGctaaaaacaatcaaaaagAACTGAACCAGTGGAGGAC
This sequence is a window from Tubulanus polymorphus chromosome 9, tnTubPoly1.2, whole genome shotgun sequence. Protein-coding genes within it:
- the LOC141911082 gene encoding envoplakin-like → MSFCDSDVDEEFMRFCSEFLLETQKNILQPGSNLDLQEDGKRISKILNNKYDLSGKGPGILITCLNVHLENIRKYQQFQNKLSECKEINSEIEDKQYNFVSDGKDPPDGVLQILYDEYVKLKKGIREVLSLSNEVCPIKKRTVPLMEPVQAKIIAAYDTIDRVETSRGQDIRLLENTDAVYWKVQLEDGSEVKVPSLIVSVPPPDSISQRKTNRFKDEVDENIDALVNFCTARGQQLSLMQNLTNLKTNQVSNGLSDGVEPRTPVKKPRAGIIKRIIEVKQTLTEEHVEEDITETLNESSSSGESRSRFTISGVVDPRDNQRIMSIQQAVEEGVVNLSRGFYINPVTNESIPIPQAMGEGLIQVDS